A window of Heptranchias perlo isolate sHepPer1 chromosome 27, sHepPer1.hap1, whole genome shotgun sequence contains these coding sequences:
- the LOC137344322 gene encoding autotransporter adhesin BpaC-like: protein MIVRRLATARSLAHSTGSLAHSAGSLARSAGSLAHSAGSLAHSAGSLAHSAGSLAHSAGSLARSAGSLARSAGSLAHSAGSLAHSAGSLAHSAGSLAHSAGSLAHSAGSLAHSAGSLARSAGSLAHSAGSLARSAGSLAHSAGSLARSAGSLAHSAGSLARSAGSLARQELTAHGLHCPATSAPHPSHAVRELALT from the coding sequence ATGATTGTGCGAAGGCTTGCGACCGCCAGGAGTCTGGCCCACTCCACCGGGAGCCTGGCCCACTCCGCCGGGAGCCTGGCCCGGTCCGCCGGGAGCCTGGCCCACTCCGCCGGGAGCCTGGCCCACTCCGCCGGGAGCCTGGCCCACTCCGCCGGGAGCCTGGCCCACTCCGCCGGGAGCCTGGCCCGGTCCGCCGGGAGCCTGGCCCGGTCCGCCGGGAGCCTGGCCCACTCCGCCGGGAGCCTGGCCCACTCCGCCGGGAGCCTGGCCCACTCCGCCGGGAGCCTGGCCCACTCCGCCGGGAGCCTGGCCCACTCCGCCGGGAGCCTGGCCCACTCCGCCGGGAGCCTGGCCCGGTCCGCCGGGAGCCTGGCCCACTCCGCCGGGAGCCTGGCCCGGTCCGCCGGGAGCCTGGCCCACTCCGCCGGGAGCCTGGCCCGGTCCGCCGGGAGCCTGGCCCACTCCGCCGGGAGCCTGGCCCGGTCCGCCGGGAGCCTGGCCCGCCAGGAGCTCACAGCCCATGGGCTGCACTGCCCAGCGACATCAGCTCCCCACCCTAGCCATGCAGTCAGAGAATTGGCTCTTACGTAG